The following proteins come from a genomic window of Macrobrachium rosenbergii isolate ZJJX-2024 chromosome 37, ASM4041242v1, whole genome shotgun sequence:
- the LOC136825274 gene encoding LOW QUALITY PROTEIN: ankyrin repeat domain-containing protein 50-like (The sequence of the model RefSeq protein was modified relative to this genomic sequence to represent the inferred CDS: deleted 1 base in 1 codon), translated as MAADSGVPGRRFLCREWAWAKLWACLEQRPAAKTCGALLVGGPGTGKTALCTQLVAPTTSHGRHASALQARLLAHHFCHSHDAASLSVGCFIQSLVVQLAESPLLPGYATKVEAADVQAALEPRTLHTNPDDALKRAILFPLLELDPPDKTLLIMVDSIDETDLQALQGGAPRDGNNVEITNNSCPSKTIAELLATHHHLLPQWLLLVVTARRGSRAIIKQFAGFRKVALDDLRRGHVVRDVQQYILCRLDREPALRHHLSRETAEMLNQLHIKSNGCFLYLERVLDGVAEGWVTLREIRHIPGTLNGLYLWLCQRLYPRRHFQRVAPLLSVILAARAPLTQEKLREAIEIRNPGLTDEDWNKRWSLLARVLSPDHDDRVLLFHHSFAEWLLDVKHCTQKYLVNVGDGHAMLAMCLSRDGPNLNVTQVHQLAVHLSRIHVEPPLEQFHLPLWMVSCGVPLDICSDLPPPRDQRALKILQDAGAALPDDHPQDDEDDDVDDDEDDEEEEEGEEGGEEICPTTEVKYQELEQEEEEEEEDIPGQEDQETEELEQEEELKKLAEHHEEMGDLICNIDGLQLKEKSVEEEKEKDDQEENEKFEQKDNVNTVCNNEEDATEAKEEVDTCRPRDGQDDYEREEYVTMVPLPGQFINGGTGGGCSTEGAASSGGHPSTNGRHSTGGRQSTGGRQSTGGRQSTGGRQSTGGRQSTGGRHSSEHSSSSSRRRERRRRRHREDPLYPYLRGGPVDQVDGSGRSLLHSASHQGDASLVRLLLDRGAFQGLQDRAGQTPLNLAARHGHAEVVTILLSAGSDPDHADADGWTPLRSAAWGGHSEVVTALLNGGALVDLADGDGRTALRAAAWGGHEDVVAALLCHGAAVNQADSEGRTPLIAAAYMGHSEIVEALLEAGADVNHQDVDGRTALSVAALCVPASEGHGSVVTTLLERGAAVNHQDHDGLTPLLVAAFEGHTEVCELLLEYDGDVDHVDRSGRTPLLAAASMGHAAVVERLLFWGCYVDHIDTEGRTVLSVAAAQGSQETVRLLLDRGLDETHRDNAGWTPLHYAAFEGHCGVCEALIEAGARVNEVDNDGKHALVLAAQEGHTAVVSALLDANANIHHTSHDGRSALRVAALEGHKDVVHLLLCRAADLHYKDADGRSTLYLLALENRLDMARFLMESGADVESTDLEGRTPLHVTAWQGHTRMVTLLLEGGAHVDAVDKEQRTPLQSAAWQGHAEVVRLLLERGAAVDHTCSQGATALSIAAQEGHEDSVAILLQYGANPAHSDRCGRTAIKVALKGGHIHLARMLEENLIQQQQQQQGSSSRGIVTSSSVGSGSTAETKPCSALLCPGLAASPAESPESTFEKRRSVASLGQHSSSKSSGNLTTSTRSSGGPRAPTPRDASLHIQHHQQPPLPPPAPSAPPVSAMSPVLSFTQQLQQCGRGRGRRNPPPPQPALTPLDEPASPLYASPPLSPLSDGPGGGRHLPGGAILEDDYTVPVQQSSKRAPRPSAPPVSLNQEINRHHSGVLPPGLGGSNIPGMGVNVPGGIPGGAGSPGSSGFTFTQDQHMRIILGTRSPEPRPRRNGIVTNPSLKAAHAKAAISSGMVLVVAQDNPQPALMDSHLKKKHHYDQRYKMLNLYLGIKDWSEDADCH; from the exons ATGGCTGCTGACAGCGGTGTGCCGGGGCGGCGCTTCCTGTGTCGCGAATGGGCCTGGGCCAAACTTTGGGCCTGCCTAGAGCAACGCCCAGCAGCCAAGACCTGTGGCGCTCTGCTGGTGGGGGGACCTGGCACCGGCAAGACCGCTCTCTGCACCCAGCTGGTAGCACCCACCACCTCCCATGGCCGTCACGCCAGCGCCCTCCAGGCTCGGCTCCTGGCCCACCACTTCTGCCACAGTCATGATGCCGCGTCACTCAGCGTCGGCTGCTTCATCCAGTCGCTGGTGGTGCAGTTGGCAGAGTCACCTTTGCTACCCGGCTACGCAACGAAGGTGGAGGCTGCAGATGTGCAGGCAGCCCTGGAGCCACGGACCCTGCACACCAACCCAGATGATGCTCTGAAAAGAGCTATACTGTTTCCCCTGCTCGAATTGGACCCCCCAGACAAAACCTTACTCATCATGGTTGATAGCATAGATGAGACTGACCTACAGGCGCTGCAGGGAGGTGCTCCACGGGATGGAAACAATGTGGAAATCACCAACAACAGTTGTCCTTCCAAAACAATTGCGGAGTTGTTGGCCACTCATCACCATCTACTTCCTCAGTGGCTCCTGCTAGTGGTAACGGCACGGCGCGGGTCGAGGGCCATTATCAAACAGTTTGCTGGGTTTAGAAAAGTTGCTTTGGATGATCTACGCAGAGGTCATGTGGTGCGGGATGTACAGCAGTATATACTCTGCAGACTAGATCGAGAACCTGCTCTGAGGCATCACTTATCCCGAGAAACTGCTGAAATGCTCAACCAGTTACACATAAAGAGCAATGGTTGCTTCCTGTATCTAGAAAGAGTCCTTGATGGAGTAGCAGAGGGATGGGTCACCCTGAGAGAGATACGCCATATACCTGGTACCCTCAATGGCCTATACTTATGGTTGTGTCAGAGACTCTACCCTCGTAGACATTTCCAGAGGGTTGCCCCATTGCTTTCAGTTATTTTGGCAGCAAGAGCTCCTCTCACTCAGGAGAAACTGCGTGAAGCCATTGAAATTCGCAATCCAGGTCTCACAGATGAAGATTGGAACAAGAGATGGTCACTTCTTGCCCGTGTCTTGTCCCCTGATCATGATGATAGAGTTCTTCTCTTTCACCACAGTTTTGCTGAGTGGTTGCTAGATGTGAAGCATTGTACTCAGAAGTATTTGGTGAATGTAGGTGATGGACATGCCATGTTAGCTATGTGTCTGTCAAGGGATGGTCCTAACCTGAATGTGACTCAGGTGCACCAATTAGCCGTCCATCTGTCACGAATTCACGTAGAACCTCCTCTAGAACAGTTTCATTTACCATTGTGGATGGTTTCTTGTGGTGTACCACTTGATATTTGTTCAGACTTGCCACCTCCGAGAGATCAACGAGCCTTAAAGATATTGCAGGATGCTGGAGCAGCACTTCCGGATGATCATCCTCAAgacgatgaagatgatgatgtggatgatgatgaggatgatgaagaagaagaagaaggtgaggaaGGTGGAGAGGAAATATGTCCAACAACTGAAGTCAAGTATCAAGAACTAgagcaggaagaggaagaggaggaagaggatataCCAGGTCAGGAAGATCAAGAGACAGAGGAGTTGGAACAGGAAGAGGAGCTCAAAAAACTTGCTGAGCATCATGAGGAAATGGGTGATCTCATATGTAACATTGATGGtttacagttaaaagaaaaaagtgttgaagaagagaaagaaaaagatgatcaggaagagaatgaaaagtttgAACAGAAGGATAATGTCAATACTGTTTGTAATAATGAAGAAGATGCAACTGAAGCCAAAGAGGAAGTAGATACATGCAGACCAAGGGATGGTCAagatgattatgagagagaggagTATGTGACAATGGTTCCACTGCCTGGTCAGTTCATTAATGGTGGCACTGGTGGGGGTTGTAGCACTGAAGGAGCTGCCAGTTCTGGTGGACATCCCAGCACAAATGGCCGTCATAGTACAGGTGGCCGGCAGAGCACTGGTGGCCGACAGAGCACAGGTGGCAGACAGAGCACCGGTGGTCGACAAAGCACTGGTGGTAGGCAGAGCACAGGTGGACGACACAGTAGTGAGCATAGCAGTAGCAGTAGCCGTCGAAGGGAACGCAGGAGGCGCCGTCATCGTGAAGACCCCCTTTACCCTTATCTCCGAGGTGGTCCTGTGGACCAGGTAGATGGTTCAGGAAGATCCCTTTTGCACAGTGCTTCTCACCAGGGCGATGCTTCCCTGGTGCGTCTTCTGCTAGACCGGGGAGCTTTTCAGGGGCTGCAGGACAGAGCAGGCCAGACACCTCTCAATCTTGCTGCTCGCCACGGTCATGCAGAAGTGGTGACGATTCTGCTGAGTGCTGGCAGCGACCCAGATCATGCAGATGCTGATGGATGGACCCCACTGAGATCAGCTGCTTGGGGTGGACATAGTGAAGTGGTGACAGCACTCTTGAATGGTGGTGCATTGGTTGACTTAGCAGATGGAGATGGACGTACTGCTTTAAGGGCAGCTGCTTGGGGCGGGCATGAAGATGTTGTGGCAGCTTTATTATGTCACGGTGCAGCTGTAAATCAAGCAGACAGTGAAGGCCGAACTCCACTGATCGCAGCAGCTTACATGGGTCATAGTGAAATCGTTGAGGCTCTCTTAGAGGCTGGGGCAGATGTCAATCACCAAGATGTTGATGGAAGAACAGCACTCAGTGTTGCTGCCTTGTGTGTCCCAGCCAGTGAAGGTCATGGCAGTGTTGTTACTACTCTACTGGAGCGAGGGGCAGCTGTTAACCATCAAGACCATGATGGTCTTACGCCTTTGCTAGTGGCAGCATTTGAAGGCCACAC GGAAGTATGTGAGCTGCTATTGGAATATGACGGGGATGTTGACCATGTAGACCGCTCTGGCAGAACTCCCTTACTGGCAGCGGCTTCAATGGGCCATGCAGCTGTAGTGGAGCGCTTGCTGTTCTGGGGTTGTTACGTAGATCACATTGATACTGAGGGAAGGACAGTACTTAGTGTGGCTGCTGCACAAGGTTCTCAG GAGACTGTAAGACTGCTTTTAGATCGAGGCCTAGATGAAACTCATAGAGACAATGCAGGTTGGACTCCACTTCATTATGCAGCTTTTGAAGGTCATTGTGGTGTATGTGAAGCTTTAATAGAGGCAGGTGCTCGAGTCAATGAAGTCGACAATGATGGTAAGCATGCTCTTGTTCTTGCTGCCCAAGAAGGTCACACTGCAGTGGTCTCAGCACTGCTGGATGCCAATGCAAATATCCACCACACTAGCCATGACGGTCGATCAGCACTGCGTGTAGCTGCCCTGGAAGGTCACAAGGATGTTGTGCATCTCCTCCTGTGTCGAGCTGCTGATCTCCACTATAAAGATGCAGATGGTCGGTCTACACTTTACCTCTTGGCCCTGGAAAATCGACTGGATATGGCACGCTTCCTCATGGAAAGTGGTGCTGACGTTGAGAGCACTGATTTGGAAGGTCGAACTCCTCTTCATGTTACTGCTTGGCAAGGACATACTCGTATGGTTACTCTTTTACTAGAAGGTGGTGCTCATGTTGATGCTGTAGATAAAGAACAAAGGACTCCATTGCAAAGTGCTGCCTGGCAAGGTCATGCAGAAGTAGTAAGGTTGTTGTTAGAACGTGGTGCAGCAGTTGATCACACTTGCTCACAAGGTGCTACTGCTCTCAGTATAGCTGCACAAGAAGGTCATGAAGATAGTGTTGCAATTCTGTTGCAGTATGGTGCCAATCCTGCTCATTCTGACCGATGTGGTCGCACTGCTATTAAAGTAGCTTTGAAAGGTGGTCACATCCATCTTGCTCGTATGTTGGAGGAAAATCTCatccaacagcagcagcagcagcagggcagTTCTTCACGTGGAATTGTAACCTCCTCGTCAGTAGGTTCTGGTTCCACTGCTGAAACAAAGCcatgctctgctctgctctgtcCCGGTTTAGCGGCTTCTCCGGCTGAGTCTCCCGAATCCACCTTTGAGAAGCGGCGTTCGGTAGCTTCTCTGGGTCAGCATTCCTCCTCCAAATCATCAGGCAACCTCACCACCTCCACGCGATCATCAGGTGGTCCCAGGGCTCCCACTCCAAGAGATGCGTCTCTTCATATCCAGCATCACCAGCAGCCACCTTTACCTCCACCTGCACCTTCAGCACCTCCAGTTTCTGCTATGTCACCAGTTCTCAGTTTCACGCAACAGTTGCAACAGTGTGGCCGTGGACGTGGGCGTCGCAACCCCCCTCCACCTCAGCCAGCTCTTACACCTCTTGATGAACCTGCTTCACCCCTGTATGCCTCTCCACCACTGTCTCCCTTGAGTGATGGTCCTGGTGGAGGAAGGCATCTCCCTGGAGGAGCTATCCTAGAAGACGATTACACGGTGCCAGTCCAGCAGTCGTCAAAACGAGCGCCAAGGCCATCAGCACCCCCCGTTAGTCTTAATCAAGAG ATAAATCGTCATCATAGTGGAGTATTACCGCCTGGCCTTGGTGGTAGTAACATCCCAGGCATGGGAGTGAATGTTCCCGGGGGCATTCCAGGAGGGGCAGGATCCCCAGGGTCATCAGGATTCACTTTTACTCAAGATCAGCACATGAGGATTATCTTGGGTACCCGGTCCCCTGAGCCCCGTCCTCGTCGTAATGGTATTGTCACCAATCCCAGCCTTAAGGCCGCTCACGCAAAGGCCGCT ATCTCCTCAGGAATGGTCTTAGTGGTCGCCCAAGACAACCCCCAGCCCGCCCTAATGGACTCCCACTTAAAAAAGAAACACCACTATGACC AAAGATACAAAATGTTGAACCTTTACCTTGGTATCAAGGACTGGAGTGAAGATGCAGACTGTCACTGA